The Candidatus Aminicenantes bacterium genome includes a region encoding these proteins:
- a CDS encoding creatininase family protein: MRKTVCLAILALLVVAALPAAAQTASSPKPPTTREMNLLCWQEFGELVPARITTVLLPMGSLEPHGVIPSGTDNLAPEAIARAVAERVEALIAPTLNYGMTAAMKAFPGAVSIPEEAYAPFAEAVLRNLADQKFRNIIVLNGHGGNTAALNAAAVRVANAAKVRILVVNWWTLADDITKSVFKQNGGHAGNNETAYIQAIVPQFIHPERYKPEMASPNAPAGAYMAVPVTSSIGLYEPGQGYPTFDPAQAKEYFKRVNDRVAELVLDTIKKWDMAGIYK; encoded by the coding sequence ATGCGCAAAACCGTCTGCCTTGCTATTCTAGCCCTACTCGTCGTGGCCGCTCTTCCCGCCGCCGCCCAGACCGCTTCTTCGCCCAAGCCGCCCACCACACGGGAGATGAACCTGCTCTGTTGGCAGGAGTTCGGCGAGCTGGTGCCCGCCCGTATCACTACGGTGCTGCTTCCGATGGGCTCGCTCGAGCCCCATGGCGTCATCCCCAGCGGCACCGACAACCTGGCTCCCGAGGCCATAGCCCGGGCCGTGGCCGAGCGGGTCGAGGCGCTCATCGCGCCGACTCTCAACTACGGGATGACGGCGGCGATGAAGGCTTTTCCCGGAGCGGTCTCGATCCCCGAGGAGGCCTACGCCCCGTTCGCCGAGGCGGTCCTGCGCAATCTAGCCGACCAAAAGTTCCGCAACATCATCGTCCTCAACGGCCATGGCGGCAACACCGCCGCCCTCAACGCCGCCGCCGTCCGGGTGGCCAACGCGGCCAAAGTGCGCATCCTGGTCGTCAATTGGTGGACGCTGGCCGACGACATCACCAAGTCGGTCTTCAAGCAGAACGGCGGCCACGCCGGCAACAACGAGACGGCTTATATCCAGGCCATCGTGCCCCAGTTCATCCATCCTGAGCGCTACAAGCCCGAGATGGCCTCGCCCAACGCTCCCGCGGGCGCCTATATGGCCGTGCCGGTGACGTCGTCCATCGGTCTTTACGAGCCGGGCCAGGGCTATCCGACGTTCGATCCCGCCCAGGCCAAAGAGTATTTCAAGCGGGTCAACGATCGCGTGGCCGAGCTCGTCCTCGACACCATCAAGAAATGGGATATGGCGGGAATCTATAAATAA
- a CDS encoding DUF2812 domain-containing protein gives MPDKNTKTVIRTFNAWNDSKEEAWLQAQARRGWHLEAIKGLGYHFRRGKPEDVTYRLDFQSGGGKFDKTEYLGLFRDAGWEYVCRFGAWYFFRTPTGKGTPPEIHTDVASRAAKYRRLLLLMLIGLICSIPVASSFFGPLRWHNDSGIWIVFRGLQVGAIAFFAYGVIRLIMLVSKLKKSARGTEKI, from the coding sequence TTGCCCGATAAAAACACCAAGACCGTTATAAGGACGTTCAACGCCTGGAACGACAGCAAGGAAGAGGCCTGGCTGCAAGCTCAAGCCCGGCGCGGCTGGCATCTCGAGGCGATTAAAGGTCTCGGCTACCACTTCCGTCGCGGCAAGCCCGAGGATGTCACATACCGGCTCGATTTCCAGTCCGGCGGCGGCAAGTTCGACAAAACCGAGTATTTGGGATTGTTCCGGGACGCCGGTTGGGAATACGTCTGCCGTTTCGGCGCCTGGTATTTTTTCCGAACGCCCACTGGGAAGGGGACGCCGCCCGAAATCCACACCGATGTCGCCTCGCGGGCCGCCAAGTATCGGCGGCTCCTTCTCCTCATGCTCATCGGCCTCATCTGCTCGATCCCAGTCGCCAGCTCGTTTTTTGGCCCCTTGAGATGGCACAACGACAGCGGGATTTGGATCGTTTTTCGAGGACTCCAGGTCGGCGCAATCGCCTTCTTTGCCTATGGCGTTATCCGGTTGATCATGCTCGTCTCAAAGCTGAAGAAATCCGCCCGCGGGACGGAGAAGATCTAG
- a CDS encoding PadR family transcriptional regulator has protein sequence MIILALLQPRHGYEIMQVASRLSGGRVKIGPGTLYGALNVLVKQGLIERRGEMELEGERRKIYGLTPLGGRTVRLECARLENLAAAARAALEGFAEKSEENQIAR, from the coding sequence ATGATCATTTTGGCCCTTCTCCAGCCCCGTCATGGCTATGAGATTATGCAGGTAGCTTCCCGTTTGAGCGGCGGCCGGGTCAAGATCGGGCCGGGGACGCTCTATGGCGCGCTAAACGTCCTGGTCAAGCAGGGCTTGATCGAGCGGCGCGGGGAGATGGAGTTGGAGGGGGAACGGCGCAAGATCTATGGCTTGACGCCGCTCGGGGGAAGGACCGTGCGGCTCGAATGCGCCCGGCTCGAGAACCTGGCTGCGGCGGCCCGGGCCGCCTTGGAGGGATTCGCGGAAAAGTCCGAGGAGAACCAAATTGCCCGATAA
- a CDS encoding Smr/MutS family protein, which yields MPVDGTLDLHSFAPADVKELVPEYLEACRDKGILRVRVVHGKGDGSLLKTVHAILERTPGVESFELAESCEGGWGATIVHLKP from the coding sequence ATGCCCGTCGATGGGACCCTTGATCTGCATTCGTTCGCGCCCGCCGATGTCAAAGAGCTGGTCCCCGAGTACCTGGAAGCTTGCCGCGACAAGGGCATATTGCGCGTGCGCGTGGTGCACGGCAAAGGGGACGGCTCCCTGCTCAAGACAGTCCACGCGATCCTTGAGCGGACGCCGGGGGTAGAATCCTTTGAATTGGCCGAATCCTGCGAAGGCGGCTGGGGCGCCACAATCGTACATTTGAAGCCCTGA
- a CDS encoding DUF5916 domain-containing protein, with translation MKKAALLAIILIAPVLASGAAGKKVVLPKPEPGQKIVQAVRTEAPIVLDGILSEAVWKRPAAEGFTQSDPADGQPSTERTDVWIAYDDKALYVAAYCHDSEPAKIIGRLGRRDAQVDSDWFMFAVDSYYDKRSGYMFGINPAGSITDLALSNDVNEDESWDGVWEGKTSVNGDGWIVEIKIPFNQIRFPKQDEYVWGVNFRRIIKRKNETASFAWTPKNEQAFVSKFARLEGLRGFRPGARVEVTPYVTGLAQFRPEEPGNPFETGRKAIGNAGFDAKVGIGGNLTLDATVNPDFGQVEVDPAVVNLSAYETFYEEKRPFFIEGASIFDGFGRGGVYLNAGMNWPQPQFFYSRRVGRSPQGYVTGDGYADIPGSTNILGAGKLTGKLGGWNIGVINALTAREYASVDSFGLRTKEEVEPFSYYGVLRAQKDINQGQQGIGFMATGVMRDNSAPTLDGILNRNAFSLAMDGWTFLDAKRNYVVGGWFGGTRIEGSPEDIYRAQTSSMHYFQRPDADYLTLDPAATSLSGWGGRIQFAKQGGNFLWVLGVGALSPGFDPNDIGYQRSGSDVVNLSFLPAYMWTKPGKIFQQALVALGGLQNYDFGGNKTTEALVGIAQGVFRNFWSYNLEAVVAAESLNNRLTRGGPMAVSPWGWNATLQLETDSRRPFVLEGVGMYADSPRDSRSWMAQVSLNWKPRSNVNLSIGPQYMVDSSQSQWVGRFTDPLMTETYGKRYVFGRLDQKIVSAEIRLNWTFTPKLSLQAYVQPFIGVGHFDRFKELARPRAYEFNAYGEGASSLAYADGAYTVDPDGNGPAAAFAFGDPDFNMKSLRGTIVFRWEYRPGSLLYLVWTQNRADYADPGSLNLRRDMAALLTAPGDNIFMFKFSYRWGL, from the coding sequence ATGAAGAAAGCGGCCCTTCTGGCCATAATCCTGATTGCGCCCGTCCTGGCGTCCGGCGCCGCGGGCAAAAAGGTCGTCCTGCCCAAGCCCGAGCCCGGGCAGAAGATCGTCCAGGCCGTCCGCACGGAAGCCCCCATCGTCCTGGACGGCATCTTGAGCGAGGCCGTATGGAAGCGCCCCGCCGCCGAGGGCTTCACCCAGAGCGACCCCGCCGACGGCCAGCCTTCGACCGAGAGGACGGACGTCTGGATCGCGTATGACGACAAAGCCCTTTATGTGGCGGCCTATTGCCACGACTCCGAGCCCGCCAAAATCATAGGCCGGCTCGGCCGCCGCGACGCCCAGGTCGACTCCGACTGGTTCATGTTCGCGGTCGACTCCTACTACGACAAGCGTTCGGGTTACATGTTCGGCATCAACCCGGCCGGCTCGATCACCGACTTGGCCCTGTCCAACGACGTCAACGAGGACGAATCCTGGGACGGCGTCTGGGAGGGGAAGACCTCCGTCAACGGCGACGGCTGGATCGTCGAGATCAAGATCCCCTTCAACCAAATCCGCTTCCCCAAACAGGACGAGTACGTCTGGGGCGTCAACTTCCGCCGCATCATCAAGCGCAAGAACGAGACGGCCTCCTTCGCCTGGACGCCCAAGAACGAGCAGGCCTTCGTCTCCAAGTTCGCCCGGCTCGAGGGGCTGCGCGGCTTCCGGCCCGGCGCCCGGGTCGAGGTCACGCCCTATGTCACCGGGCTGGCCCAGTTCCGGCCCGAGGAGCCCGGCAACCCCTTTGAAACGGGGCGGAAGGCGATCGGCAACGCCGGCTTTGACGCCAAGGTCGGAATCGGCGGAAACCTGACCCTGGACGCCACCGTCAACCCCGACTTCGGCCAGGTCGAGGTCGATCCGGCCGTCGTCAACCTCTCGGCCTATGAGACCTTCTACGAGGAAAAGCGGCCTTTCTTCATCGAAGGCGCCTCGATCTTCGACGGCTTCGGCCGCGGCGGCGTCTACCTCAACGCCGGGATGAACTGGCCCCAGCCGCAATTCTTCTACAGCCGCCGCGTCGGCCGTTCGCCGCAGGGCTACGTGACCGGTGACGGCTACGCCGACATCCCCGGAAGCACCAACATTCTGGGCGCGGGCAAGCTGACCGGCAAGCTGGGCGGCTGGAACATCGGAGTCATCAACGCCCTGACCGCCCGGGAATACGCCTCGGTCGATTCCTTCGGTCTGCGGACCAAGGAAGAGGTCGAGCCGTTCTCCTATTACGGCGTCCTGCGGGCCCAGAAGGACATCAACCAGGGCCAGCAGGGCATCGGATTCATGGCCACCGGGGTCATGCGGGACAACTCCGCTCCGACTTTGGACGGCATCCTGAACCGCAACGCCTTCAGCCTGGCCATGGACGGCTGGACCTTCCTGGACGCCAAGCGCAACTACGTCGTCGGCGGCTGGTTCGGCGGCACCCGGATCGAGGGCAGCCCGGAAGACATCTACCGCGCCCAGACCTCCTCCATGCACTATTTCCAGCGGCCGGACGCGGACTATCTCACGCTTGATCCCGCGGCGACGTCGCTCTCCGGCTGGGGTGGGCGTATCCAGTTCGCCAAGCAGGGCGGGAACTTCCTCTGGGTCCTCGGCGTCGGCGCCCTTTCGCCCGGGTTCGATCCCAACGACATCGGATACCAACGCTCCGGCTCCGATGTCGTCAATCTCTCGTTTCTGCCCGCCTATATGTGGACCAAGCCGGGCAAGATCTTCCAGCAGGCGCTCGTCGCCCTGGGGGGCCTGCAGAACTATGACTTCGGCGGCAACAAGACGACCGAAGCCCTGGTCGGCATCGCCCAGGGCGTCTTCCGAAACTTCTGGAGCTACAACCTGGAGGCCGTCGTCGCGGCCGAATCGCTGAATAACCGGTTGACCCGCGGCGGCCCGATGGCGGTCTCGCCCTGGGGCTGGAACGCGACGCTCCAGCTGGAAACCGACAGCCGCCGGCCCTTCGTCCTGGAGGGCGTGGGCATGTACGCCGACAGCCCCCGGGATTCGCGCAGCTGGATGGCCCAAGTGTCTCTCAACTGGAAGCCGCGCTCGAACGTCAACCTCTCCATCGGCCCCCAGTACATGGTCGATTCGTCCCAGTCCCAGTGGGTCGGCCGCTTCACCGATCCGCTGATGACGGAGACCTACGGCAAACGCTATGTCTTCGGTCGGTTGGACCAGAAGATCGTTTCGGCCGAAATCCGTCTGAACTGGACCTTCACTCCGAAGCTGTCGCTCCAGGCCTATGTGCAGCCGTTCATCGGGGTGGGCCATTTCGACCGCTTCAAGGAATTGGCCCGGCCGCGCGCCTATGAATTTAACGCCTACGGCGAGGGCGCCTCGTCCCTGGCCTATGCGGACGGCGCCTACACCGTCGACCCCGACGGCAACGGCCCGGCTGCGGCGTTTGCCTTCGGCGATCCCGACTTCAACATGAAATCCCTGCGCGGCACGATCGTCTTTCGCTGGGAATACCGGCCGGGCTCGCTGCTTTACCTCGTCTGGACCCAGAATCGGGCCGACTACGCCGATCCCGGATCGCTCAACCTGCGCCGCGACATGGCCGCCCTGCTGACCGCGCCCGGCGACAACATCTTCATGTTCAAATTTTCCTACCGCTGGGGCTTGTGA